In the Astatotilapia calliptera chromosome 5, fAstCal1.2, whole genome shotgun sequence genome, one interval contains:
- the tomm34 gene encoding mitochondrial import receptor subunit TOM34 isoform X1: MPPKQKSKSWAELKQAGNECFKTGQYGEATNLYSQAIKALEKNSKRNPEDLSILYSNRAASYLKDGNCGECVKDCNMSLELSQFNVKSLLRRAAASEALERYRQAYVDYKTALQIDCNIAAAHDGTNRMTKALTETDGPSWREKLPPIPTVPLSVKEKLAQKSAGNVTQQSPTPQQNGTTQTKKPAPSDKEIKKAQALKEEGNALVKKGEHKKAIEKYSQSLKHNPTEVTTYTNRALCYLSVKQYRDAIRDCDEALVIDSNNVKALYRRAQAHKELKVRARVFITALQLLIPTQRNQTLVSKVSAGFQAKRQNKKHFLP; encoded by the exons ATGCCACCAAAACAGAAGTCCAAGTCCTGGGCTGAGCTGAAACAAGCTGGCAATGAATGTTTCAAGACAGGCCAATATGGCGAGGCCACAAATCTCTACAGCCAGGCAATCAAAGCGCTGGAGAAGAACA gtAAAAGGAATCCAGAGGATTTGTCCATTTTGTATTCAAACCGTGCAGCCAGCTACCTGAAGGATGGCAACTGTGGGGAATGTGTGAAAGACTGCAATAT gTCTCTGGAGTTATCCCAGTTCAATGTGAAGTCTCTGCTTCGTCGTGCTGCTGCCTCCGAAGCTCTGGAGCGTTATAGGCAAGCTTACGTAGACTACAAAACTGCTCTACAGATTGACTGCAACATAGCAGCAGCTCACGATGGCACCAACAG GATGACAAAGGCACTCACAGAGACAGACGGTCCGTCATGGAGAGAAAAGCTTCCTCCCATTCCCACAGTTCCTCTGTCTGTGAAGGAAAAACTTGCCCAAAAGTCTGCAGGCAATGTCACCCAACAAAGTCCAACACCTCAGCAGAATGGCACAacgcaaacaaaaaaacctg CTCCCAGTGATAAAGAGATAAAGAAAGCTCAGGCCTTAAAAGAAGAAGGCAATGCCCTGGTGAAGAAAGGAGAGCACAAGAAGGCCATAGAGAAGTACAGCCAGAGCCTCAAACACAACCCTACAGAAGTCACCACCTACACCAACCG GGCGCTGTGCTACCTGTCAGTGAAGCAGTACAGAGACGCCATCAGAGACTGTGACGAGGCGCTGGTGATTGACAGCAACAATGTCAAGGCTCTCTACAGGAGGGCTCAGGCTCACAAGGAACTCAAGGTAAGAGCACGAGTCTTCATCACCGCGCTCCAGCTTCTGATTCCCACACAGCGCAATCAGACGTTAGTTTCAAAAGTGTCTGCAGGTTTTCAAGCTAAGcgacaaaataaaaagcatttccTGCCTTGA